The DNA sequence aagcaagagccatcacttctttaaccagcttcaaaacggagttgaaaaccatcctgttcagagtagccttcccaggcattgcataattgtcgcttgctatttggtgttctctTGTTGTCTGGCTATcataccatttcctgtattgctatgtactgtatatgcattatcctacttgagagtatgtattttccctggaagaagattaatcatccattatgaagccaagccctccctccagtccatctgccttggtccaggccttggaggtagagaggaacagctggacctcttaccctttcccgtcaccactcccttctccttctgtgtcatgtctttttagattgtaagcccgagggcagggaatcgtctaactaaaaagattgtatgtacagcgctgtgtaaatttacagcgcttcataaataaaggttaataataataataataataataataataataagggggaCGCCTCATTGAGGATAACGGAGGCCATCCCTCCATGAGTAATCAATAACGTGGATCTCAAGAATGGAGGGGCGGCTGTATATCCAGTCATGTTTGGTGTAGAAAAAGTTCTGtataaaaagaacaagaaaaattaagataaaaaaacttttcagactatatttttgcatgagctttcgcagGATTTAATTTTCGCATGAGCTTTTGCATAAATTAACTTCTTCGGACGCAGTACAGTGATACTGCGTCTGAAGTGGCTTTATAACAATGAAAGTTCatgataaaatttaaaaaacagtcttaaaggtgctgtcacattatttcccccccccctcttctttcctcctttctatgctggaagagactaacatggctacttacATATTTGAAAACTACTACTAAATTCTGTGTTTGCCAGTTAGAGCAAGGATTGAGATGGTCATTATTTTGCCTTTCCCATAATCACAATGCTAATTCAGTGTTAGAGGCACCAGaacctattttctttttttaatgatagACTCTTGTGGTTCTGTCCCTCTGCCCTTTACCCCACTAACActgcccctccattttctcttctctaggcttgCAAGTTGGTGTGCATCAGATGTCTCAGAGCCTCGCTGCTGCCAGAGGTTTTTCTGCAAAACTGTTGACTAAGACCCAGGTTTTTCTTCTGCAGAACTTATTGCCTTTGCCAGCTGCTGTAGCCAAGTAAGCTGCATTCTAGGTTTCATGGACTTTAGTGGCAAACCAGAGCACAGAACAATTGCCAAAGGCCTAGAAACTTAGAAGAGTAATGGAGACCTCTCCTTTGCAGCCCATGGTGATTGAGGTTCTATAACAGGGacaaaaaatctaaaaagaataAGCTGAAAGGAGACTTGTATGGTAGTTTGATAGAAAGTTGTTTTCAAGGAGCAAGTATTAGCATCTACCCTTTCCTTGAAACTCAGCAGGCATAGATCTTATCTTTACAAATTCCATTTCATTGCTACACTGGGAAAAGGCCTGTGGTGATTCCTCTGACAAGCAGGACATCCAGGATTAAACAGATGCCTAGTTCAGAGATTTCCTTTCCACTGCAATTCTCAAGCAGGTAGGAAACAGGAGCCCATTGAGTAGCAGGAAAGCTTGCAATGTTTACCTTTTCTGTGTCTTCACATGCCAGGATCCTCAGAAGAGGGGTGCAACTACCAACTATTAAGCCCAGCCGATATTTGCAATATCATCTTAACATTTTCTTTGCTCAGTATAGCTAAAACCTTTAATCTACAGTCTATGAATGATCCCCAGTACTATGGCCTACATTACTGCATCCACTATACTACCATTTGCATCATGTATTTATCTTCTGTGGAACTGATGCCTTCAATAATGACTCTGCTTAAAAGAGGTTCTTGACCAATTCACTGAAGTCATGGAATATACACTTCTATTTTGATATCTTCTATGGTGTGATAGAAAGGCCCAATCTTTTTGGTGCGGATTCTTCAAAAAGCAAATATACTAAACCAATAGGCCAAATTGACACTGAAGCATGGCAATACAGCAGAAACTCAAAATTATTTACCTCCACTTCAGAAAAATGTTGTCTTATGTGAGAAGTCTGGTACAAAGGTCTGTTATTCTCCATATATGTAGAGAGAAACAATCACCAACCTCTTCTTGGATGGCTTATCTAGATAATATGCTGGAATTAAgtaatatttttcttgtttttaatctcATAAGGATCCCCACCATCCTATCTCAGTGTGCAGGCCTGTCACTTAGAATTTAAGTTGGATGTTGAGATACTACATTGAGTGATCTGGCTGGCTTTTACATCTTCAGTGACTTAAAGTGGTAGGCTGATTTTAACCTTCTGTTCCTTCTTCAGGTCAGGTTCAGAACTGAAACTTTCATCCCTCAAAACTGCTCATGCTGCCCTGCTGAATGAGACTTGGAGTGTAGGGGGAACTCAAAAGAGTCTGAAGTACTTGATTCAGCTAATCCAATGCTTCCCTAGTAGTTGTCTTCTGGATGCTGGAGGATGCCCCATCTCTTGGGTCTTGCTGGATCAGTTTGGGTGTTTGACACATGCATATACCATGCCAGCTCATCGGGGCAAAGGCTACATTCAGGTGGTGATAGCAGCACTGGCAAAGGAGTTACACAGCATGGGTTATCCAGTGTATGGAGATGTTCTGGAAAACAACACACCTATGCAAAGAGCCCTGAAATGCATGGGAGCCCACTTCACTAATACCTTTCTGTTCTATGATCTGTACGCCCCTCAGACTCTGTAGCCTTAGGCTCTCCAAACGTTCAGTCAGTTAAAATAGAGCCAGCTCTAACCTAATCCCAAGCTTTAGTTCATGGCCAATCAGATAACAGAAAGAAATCTACTGGCTATTTCTGGCAAGCTGGAAATCCAAAAATGCAACTCCTTGAAGTGTGCCCTGCCACAGCAGCTTTTTTCTCCCCTCTTGCTTTTTCACATAAATTGGCTCTAATTCAGTAAATTGCTCAAAAGTTCATGAAtagcatttaaaatgaaatatttggagAACTCCAAATGTGACTGATGGCAAATGACTAAGTATGGGCTGCACAACATCTGACTTTTTAATACCACTGAATTCCAATTAAAATAGGACACCTGCTTATTATTGGACATTTACTGGCATGAAAACAAGTACACTGGGTGGGCAATTGCACCAGGTCCAGAGAGGGGGCTCATTTTCTGCACAAGGATCCTTTAAGGATCTTCCTCccctaaatggggagggggaatccTGAAATGGCCAAAGGTCTgcctcttgtttaaaaaaacaagataTAATTACCAATAAAACAATGACTGTGCATTTGAGAGAACAGACCGGCATTTGGCTGTAACAGGAAAAAAGAACATAAGGAACTCCCATTGGTGTTGCAGGTGTTTGGCACATTGTCAAGAGTTCAGTGAAACATAAGCAAGTGTCATATTCTGTATTTGGCCTCAGCCCCACTCCTTTTTATCTGTTTAGATTCTCAGAAAATGTGAACATCTCACCTGTGATGTAAGCAGTGCAATTAaagcaataattaaaaaaaacgtTTGAAAGCATACATATGTTAAGTCTGTATGTTTGTTCATTTGCACCCATTAGTTCATATATAATTGTAGCAAGATCTGCTCTACCAATTCCTTCCCCCACTTGGCCAACAGATGTTTTTCACTGATCCaaaaataaagcctacagcaagtgtggtgtagtggtcagtattggactaggactttgggagaccaaggTTACAATCCCCATGCAGTCAGCAAAACCCAGtcatgatcttggacaagttataggcctgttacagacagccaaaataaagctgcttcgagtcacagtggaggtatggtgtttcaatatgCATATGTTcctagagtccagaagttgcactaaagccacgctccagactggagcgtggctttggtgcgatttctggactcttaggacgcatgcatcaattgaaacaccatacctccactgtgtctcgaagcagctttattttggctgtctgtaacaggccatagtctctcaacctaagaggaaggcaatagcaaacctcctctaaataagtcttgccaagaaaactctaggacaGGTTAGTCTTAGtcggacttgaaggcacataacaacaacaggccGTCTAGATACCGCTAAAGTAGAGAGCAGCAAACTATTGGCTGCTGCTTGCTGCTAGATTTTAATTCTAGTCAGCCCACAGCAGCCTAGTCAATAGTAAGAGTTGAAGGGAACTGTATCCCATTATCAATTGGAGGCAGAGTTAGTGCACCTCAGCATATGATAAAGGACTAAGAAAGGAGTAAAATGTTACTGGAAATGTAAATGCTTTCTAAGAAGGTTAAacaagaaaaatacataaatacccACCAGAAGGCTATAAAcctcaaaagaaagaaatagccaGCACAAACAATTCTCTCCCACAAGGAACTCCTTTCTGGtagagctttttttttaaaggagctagTTCCATTATACATTACTTTATTTCCTCATTATTTCTCCTCCACCATACTCATCCACCACTGCTTGTTACATTACTGGTTATTTTTGAGGCTTTTAGTTGTTAAATCTAATTGATGTAGTAAGAAAATGGCctagaatttgggggggggggaacccaccaAACCACCCCCTTCAACCTCCCCTCCAGAATAAACAAATATTACCAGTTCCATGAAAGTAATAATATTAGGAATTATTTTGTCTTGCAGGAGAACCACCATTATACTTGTTACTCTGTACATGTTATAGGTAACACTGTTTCTCATactgttttaatagcttttttgaGATGTTCAGTATGATGGAACACAGATGGAAGTTGTTGGTTATTTAAAGTAATGTCAGAAGAGGCAACAAAAAGATGTTCTGGTAGAAAGTGAAGAGTTAGGTAGCGGAGCCAGCACATCACTGGGGACTCAGCTCATTTGTGTTAGCTGTCTGGCTGGACCATAAGACAAGTCTAGATCAAGGACATTCTTGAGTTGCACTGTCTACAACTTTATTAACATGAAGAATGCTAATAGAGCTTTCCTAAGGGCAAATTGAGTCAACCTGCCACATTCAGCACTGCCAGTGGTTTTATAATCATGCTTTCAAGTAGCAGTTTTACCAGGAACATTCATATCTTTTAGAGTCTCTTGGTTCCAATGGACACTTTTCAAATACCTCTGGCAGAGTATCAGTTTCTGAAGATGATTGCTTGTGCAGAAATTTTGTATAAAAATAGATGTTCCCAAAGTGCTCCAGCACACCAGCTACTAAGAACTGATCAGCACATTACAATGGCCACGGATAGGTCTATGAAAGATCACGATTATCACTATGGGCCAACTATCTGCGTACAGCTCCTCACAAGAAAGGAGAAAATAGCTGAATTTTCTCCCCAGTGCCACAAACCTTCCTCTTTGAATATCCACAATAACTTACGTGAGAAAGGCTGCCTAATCTTCCCGCTGAGGAGCTGTGCAAGAAAACTTCCCCATGAATCTGGCACTATAGAAAAataccttcttcttgtggtggTCATCACAGGCCAAATATCCCTCAGCTGGGTAGCCAGGGAAGTTTAGAGGCATTCTCCTAATCTCCTTAGGGACTGAACACATACTTGATTTTTCCACAACAGTCCTGGTAAGATTTAATTTGCTGCAAAGCCAAGCAGGAACTGCAGTTTAAATTCTAGGCTTTTCAAGCCTGGGTTTCAATATGTTTGAagagatgaagggggggggggacttgccaGAGGACAGGAGAAAAATATCCATAAATTAATCTAGAAAATCTGAATAAAATACACAGGACTAAATGAAACCCCATTCCACCTGGAATCTTTGCGTCTAGGAGAAGTACAGAGGCCTACCACCAGTTCATACTAGACCAGGGATGGGATGGTCATAGGAAGGTACAGCCCCATTAGAACACTGGGAAAGGAAGAGAACACTCCCTCCACCACTTTCCTCTCTGGAGAAGGTAAAGCCACACGCACTTTGCCCAAGAGTGGTGGCTCTTTTTTTTTGTCAATCAAATGCCCCACCTCTCTCCATTGATCtaaaaaatgaatgtaaaatTCTTCCCCACAAGCACACCACCCTTTGCACCCATTTCATTAAGTCATGCTCATAGCCAAGTCCATTTCCCAAGattaaatgattaatttttttaaaaaagaactgtatAGAAATCAACACACTGCCATCATTTCTGTGCATCTGGAGCAGCCACAAGAGGCCTGGGACTCAGTGaaatctcttctcctcccacacGTACCGCTTCCCTGCAGGCACCTTCCGGAAAAACAGACTGTTGCCTCGGCTCATGTTGCCCTAAATAAGTGAAGAAAAGGCAAGTATGTGAAGGAGcttggggagaaagaaaagctgAGCTCAGAGGGCCCACCACAGCTCCAGCACAGTGAAATGTGGAGGCAAATCTGAAGCATTTTGGGATAGCTTTGGTAGAGCCAAAAACACTCACTCCCAATAGCCCATTGCCTTTCCAGTCTGTAGCATCAGCCCAGGAACATTTCTTACTCATTCAAACTCTAAGGATAGCTGGACTATGGAGAAACTGACATGGTAAGGTCATGTGGGGGAAACTGCCATATTAGAATTCTTATGGTGGGTTATTTGTATAAGAAGACCTTCATCAACAGCCACATCCCACATATAAAGTGTGCATACTTCCAGAAGGAGAATAAGCTAAGCACTTCCAAAGAAGCAGCCCAAACCAATCAGATATTGGTACAGCCCTTGCAAGACACCTTGTACCACAACCATTTCTACAGAGCTGAATCAGCCCATGACTGTCCACAAACAGTTTCTATATCTGCCAGTTCATATCTCTTTCCCAAGTGAGAGACTGCTGTTCTGAGACTAAAACTGTAACAGAGTAAGACACTTCCGCAGACTGTCTTAATGTTGAATGGTCCTTTAATGGGCTGGCTTAGCCCATGCCCTAAAACAATGGGACTTGGAATGACAGCTGGAATATATCAAGAAGTAGGGGAGGACACTCCCTCCAATTACATATTTGTGTGGCATAGAGAGTTTGCCAAACCCACCTTTCTGAGCTCACTTAGAAGGAGGACTTTGCATCACCAGTGGTTCTGGATCCCACATCTaagacaaaactacagttttgtgTAAGGAAGGAAAGACAAGTTCAACATACCTCCCTCTGTAGCTGGCTCCAGCAGTGCAACCAGGAGCCGTAAGCTGGCGCATAAGGGGGGAGGCCGCCAGCAAGCCTGGGAAATAGAAGAGAACAAGGTTGTATTAAAATGGCTCATCAGTAACACCTCATCTGAATATCATGCTTGTACTAGATTtctagactcaagtctacttggAATGCAGTAGCCCAGGCACAATTTCTAAAGCAGTATATCCTGCTCTAAAGGAAATCCAGAGTGTACTATGTGTAGTATGTGTTATATGTATGGAAGGAATGAACAGACATTTAGGGCTGTAATAGTGAATGGTGCAGAGAAAATGGAGAGAAACTTTTCTCTCCTTCTTATAGTAACAGAATGTGGGTAGTAGACAATCGAGAGAATTATCACAACAAAG is a window from the Sceloporus undulatus isolate JIND9_A2432 ecotype Alabama chromosome 1, SceUnd_v1.1, whole genome shotgun sequence genome containing:
- the LOC121918458 gene encoding glycine N-acyltransferase-like protein 3, which codes for MLVLSNQDELQVLKKELRCCFPESLKVYGAVLNICQGNAFNQEVLVDSWPNFQVVIARPQRKKIPSEANYFVQSYVVFYRLLGAYEELVKDTDVLDWKQEFLLQGLQVGVHQMSQSLAAARGFSAKLLTKTQVFLLQNLLPLPAAVAKSGSELKLSSLKTAHAALLNETWSVGGTQKSLKYLIQLIQCFPSSCLLDAGGCPISWVLLDQFGCLTHAYTMPAHRGKGYIQVVIAALAKELHSMGYPVYGDVLENNTPMQRALKCMGAHFTNTFLFYDLYAPQTL